In one window of Gossypium arboreum isolate Shixiya-1 chromosome 4, ASM2569848v2, whole genome shotgun sequence DNA:
- the LOC128291568 gene encoding uncharacterized protein LOC128291568, with protein MCEYWLHEVTFLGPVVSAEGIRVDPQKIKTVLDWKQPKNVSEIRNFLGLVSYYLRFVDGFSLIAAPLTKLLGKGVLFVWIDAQQESFEKLKFILIQALVLIQPETRKEFVVDSDASHVGLGCVLMQDGKVVAYASCQLKTHEANYPTHDLELADVESGSTMDFGLNSDGVLCFRGRICISNDTNLRQFTLRKVHSSPYAMRPSGNKIYRDLRELDRLKATSDRQKSYANLKRREIEYSVGNFVFFKRVGPVAYQLELSPESDHIYDIFHVSMLRCYRSDPTHIVPVKEIEVRPDLTFEEEPVQILDRNLKVFRRKSIPLVKIILKLRRIGAAEDSTITT; from the exons ATGTGTGAATACTGGCTGCATGAAGTAACCTTTCTGGGACccgtggtctctgctgaggggattcgtGTCGATCCTCAAAAGATTAAGACTGTAttggattggaagcagcctaaaAATGTGTCTGAGATTCGTAATTTTCTGGGACTGGTAAGCTATTATCTGCGGTTTGTTGATGGATTCTCCCTGATTGCAGCTCCCTTGACTAAGCTTCTGGGTAAGGGTGTCCTTTTCGTCTGGATTGATGcacagcaagagagctttgagaagctcaagtttATTTTGATTCAAGCTcttgttctgatacagcctgagaCTAGAAAGGAGTTTGTAGTagatagcgatgcgtcgcatgtgggtttgggttgtgttctaaTGCAGGACGGTAAGGTTGTGGCATATGCGTCTTGTCAGCTCAAGACGCATGAGgcaaactatccgacccatgatttggaactggccgAT GTTGAGAGTGGCAGCACTATGGACTTTGGGCTGAATAGTGATGGGGTACTTTGTTTCCGTGGTCGGATTTGTATATCGAATGATACTAATTTGAGGCAGTTTACTCTGAGAAAAgtacatagtagcccttatgctatgcgtCCTAGTGGGAATAAGATATATCGAGATCTTCGAGAACT GGATCGTCTAAAGGCGActtctgatagacaaaagtcttatgctaatCTGAAGAGgcgtgagattgagtattctgtggggaaCTTCGTGTTttttaag CGAGTGGGACCggtcgcttatcagttggagttatCTCCAGAGTCAGACCATATTTATGACATAttccacgtctcgatgttgaggtgTTACCGCTCTGATCCTACTCATATTGTTCCTGTTaaagagattgaggttaggccagatttgaCCTTCGAGGAAGAGCCGGTTCAGATTCTGGATCGTAATTTAAAGGTTTTTCGAAGGAAGTctattccattagtgaag